A window from bacterium encodes these proteins:
- a CDS encoding T9SS type A sorting domain-containing protein, translating into MIRIHLFAWVLSFTLLATLPLQARRRDFPVDPQKKPLAISGFSGTASPYPGVKPHTGNNTGALGPGMYLMTSFHDYGSNGGVLPNIVNYGDAIAVGRMAARRPDTADLGTYWNYFDGIAWWPQMEKVPSFYGKAWSNLSALADGRSVVAVHSGEPNRSHEVTIDALQGFAIWTTGILNNNTGLPLLWPRLTVDGADKIIICSSVRGVLNGIAKSKEVTLFNEYDWRSTQQVLKPDTSLRTPQFSADDQAMDSFGNKTAIAVAERGGDIHLWETQNNGATWTYRNLTNYPNDLPIGAQEIRPWDTCDLIYDNTGKLHVFWEAVRATQDTAGTALELWHSREVGIQHWEEGGSIQQVVAWKDLPDAQLESDEDLFRAGDPFDQINADATLTMQPQAAFDGSNGLYLVFAAYRPLDFDTDSTHFTDIYVRTPTSGDVIGRVVNITDTPQSEDLWASVADNLTEAIHLVYQSDGNTGNSIIGGGAAPTVLLYYAVSPYDPIEPGASIIVFAPTTLEAEPGDTLAVPVSLRLNGESLSSFRAALEVTQHPLSFVKFAPGPLDPEGRLRVIPITPARVGMVFEKSQGLPIAGDGVLATLKFRVGPNPSPDTKIAELGFSETSATDMNAVTVPVRSLPGQVSILPQRGEIHGTVWHDLDGDGARDANEAGLAGWRVYLAGARQDSVPTDLSGSYSFRKLDPGGYSIAVKVLPGWSKTVPPGMHVLHLTLGQSAHDVDFGLWAPDGGALGGTVWFDKNGNGLREPTEFPLLGRTIHLRGAASFRATTDADGRFVFPQVAAGQYSVSQELFGDWHQTWPPSAAGYVITLQPHQIFDTLDFGNALGPLSVGQASSADLPAAFALFSNMPNPFNPGTIIRYAVPRASRVRLEVFNLLGERVAMLIDGLQAAGYHTVEFRAADLPSGLYLCRLTAPGFRAVSRMLLLR; encoded by the coding sequence ATGATACGCATTCATCTCTTCGCCTGGGTGCTGAGTTTTACCCTGCTTGCCACCCTGCCGCTTCAAGCTCGGCGCCGGGATTTTCCCGTGGACCCGCAGAAGAAACCGCTGGCGATCAGCGGCTTCAGCGGCACCGCCTCACCTTACCCTGGCGTTAAGCCCCATACCGGCAACAATACCGGCGCCCTCGGGCCGGGCATGTATTTGATGACCTCCTTTCATGACTACGGCTCGAACGGCGGCGTGCTGCCGAACATCGTGAACTATGGGGACGCGATTGCAGTCGGCCGCATGGCTGCGCGGCGGCCCGACACTGCCGATCTTGGGACTTATTGGAACTACTTCGATGGCATCGCATGGTGGCCGCAAATGGAAAAGGTCCCAAGCTTCTATGGCAAAGCCTGGTCAAACCTCTCCGCGCTGGCAGATGGACGCAGCGTGGTAGCCGTGCATTCCGGCGAACCCAATCGCAGTCATGAAGTAACCATCGATGCCCTGCAAGGTTTTGCGATTTGGACGACGGGAATTCTGAACAACAATACGGGGCTACCCCTGCTTTGGCCGCGCTTGACGGTTGATGGCGCTGATAAAATCATCATCTGTTCTTCAGTGCGTGGCGTGCTCAATGGCATCGCGAAAAGCAAGGAAGTCACACTTTTTAATGAGTACGATTGGCGCTCGACTCAGCAGGTTCTCAAGCCGGACACTTCTCTGCGCACACCGCAATTCAGTGCCGATGATCAGGCCATGGACAGCTTCGGCAACAAGACCGCGATCGCGGTGGCTGAGCGCGGAGGCGACATTCATCTCTGGGAAACGCAGAACAACGGGGCGACGTGGACCTACCGCAATCTCACCAATTATCCGAACGATCTTCCCATCGGCGCGCAGGAGATTCGCCCCTGGGACACGTGCGATTTGATTTACGACAACACCGGCAAGCTGCATGTGTTCTGGGAAGCCGTGCGCGCCACGCAAGATACGGCAGGCACCGCGCTCGAGCTGTGGCACTCGCGCGAGGTCGGTATTCAACATTGGGAGGAGGGTGGAAGCATTCAACAAGTGGTGGCTTGGAAAGACTTGCCCGACGCGCAATTGGAATCGGATGAAGATCTGTTTCGCGCTGGCGATCCTTTCGATCAAATCAATGCCGATGCCACGCTCACCATGCAGCCCCAGGCCGCGTTTGACGGCAGCAATGGCCTTTACTTGGTGTTTGCCGCCTACCGGCCGCTGGATTTTGACACCGACAGCACGCACTTTACCGACATCTATGTGCGCACGCCGACCAGCGGTGATGTCATTGGCAGAGTCGTCAATATCACGGATACACCGCAGTCGGAGGATTTGTGGGCCTCGGTGGCCGACAACCTCACCGAGGCCATTCACTTGGTCTATCAATCCGACGGCAACACCGGCAACTCGATCATCGGCGGTGGCGCTGCGCCCACCGTCTTGCTCTACTATGCCGTAAGTCCTTACGACCCCATCGAGCCGGGAGCAAGCATCATCGTCTTCGCCCCAACCACTCTGGAGGCCGAGCCGGGCGACACGCTGGCGGTGCCCGTTTCCTTGCGTTTGAACGGCGAGAGTCTTTCCTCCTTCAGGGCAGCTCTGGAGGTCACACAACATCCGCTCTCGTTCGTGAAATTTGCGCCCGGACCGCTTGATCCGGAAGGCAGGCTGCGCGTCATACCGATCACGCCGGCAAGGGTAGGTATGGTTTTTGAAAAATCGCAAGGCCTGCCGATTGCAGGCGACGGAGTCCTCGCGACGTTGAAGTTTCGCGTCGGGCCCAACCCCTCGCCCGACACAAAGATTGCAGAGCTTGGTTTCAGCGAGACCTCCGCAACCGACATGAACGCAGTAACAGTGCCTGTGCGCAGCCTGCCCGGCCAGGTCTCCATTCTGCCGCAACGCGGAGAAATTCACGGCACGGTCTGGCATGATTTGGACGGCGATGGTGCACGCGATGCGAATGAGGCAGGCCTGGCGGGCTGGCGAGTTTACCTGGCCGGCGCACGGCAGGACAGCGTGCCAACGGATTTGTCGGGCAGTTACTCGTTCCGGAAGTTGGATCCGGGGGGATATTCGATTGCGGTGAAGGTCCTGCCGGGATGGAGCAAAACCGTTCCGCCGGGCATGCACGTGCTCCATTTGACTCTGGGCCAGTCCGCGCACGATGTCGATTTCGGACTGTGGGCGCCAGACGGTGGCGCGCTCGGCGGCACAGTATGGTTCGACAAGAATGGCAACGGCTTAAGGGAACCAACCGAATTCCCGCTGCTGGGTCGGACCATTCATCTCCGCGGCGCAGCTTCCTTTCGCGCCACGACTGATGCAGACGGCCGTTTTGTTTTCCCGCAAGTGGCGGCTGGCCAGTATTCAGTTTCACAGGAATTATTCGGGGACTGGCACCAGACGTGGCCGCCTTCCGCCGCCGGATATGTGATCACCTTGCAACCACATCAGATTTTCGACACGCTTGATTTCGGCAACGCGCTGGGGCCGCTGTCAGTTGGGCAAGCAAGTAGCGCAGACCTGCCAGCCGCATTTGCGCTCTTCTCCAACATGCCGAACCCCTTCAATCCAGGTACCATCATCCGCTATGCGGTGCCGCGCGCCAGCCGGGT
- a CDS encoding T9SS type A sorting domain-containing protein — MIQGTKTREGVCGVRRYRHRKIGCKKMIGGLTLWTVLGITLAAPAQDYWKQIGKLSSTRITVLAVNSSGHIFAGTQDDGLWRSTHRDGNWKQVGTDKLGSYISTFAINRNGDIFVGTSRGVFRSSDGGTSWIAANTGLPTINSIAIDSNDVIIVSTIDQGIFRSKTNGESWQYLGRIDLYAFKIVATLSGHFFLTTNCCLNVGNWMGSIHRSSDGGDTWQVVYRDPPSFTGSLIMDINSNAWGDVFAASLWNGIIRSTDNGDYWSVTNSSLVNVNCLAVNSRGYLFAGQQEGEILYSPDRGETWTRRGAGLMNNRIWSIAFDANDFAYAGDDSGRVFRSAQPTVIENSVDGRMAYFTLAQNHPNPFNLSTTISFSLPRAGFVTLKIYNLLGEEIATLTNEQCAAGEHRVQWQAQDLPSGVYVYRLRAQGFSQSRKLVLLR, encoded by the coding sequence ATGATTCAGGGAACAAAAACAAGAGAGGGAGTCTGCGGCGTGCGGAGGTATCGTCATAGAAAGATCGGCTGCAAGAAGATGATCGGCGGCCTCACGTTGTGGACTGTATTGGGCATTACATTGGCGGCTCCTGCGCAGGACTATTGGAAACAGATCGGCAAACTTTCCAGTACTCGCATCACAGTACTTGCCGTCAATTCGAGTGGGCACATTTTTGCAGGCACACAAGATGATGGTCTCTGGCGATCAACGCACAGGGACGGCAATTGGAAGCAAGTCGGCACGGACAAACTCGGGTCCTATATTTCCACTTTTGCAATTAATCGAAATGGCGATATCTTCGTTGGAACCTCGCGAGGAGTGTTTCGGTCCTCGGACGGAGGGACGAGTTGGATTGCAGCCAATACGGGCTTGCCAACGATCAATAGCATTGCAATTGATTCGAACGATGTCATTATCGTTTCAACTATCGACCAAGGCATCTTCCGTTCCAAGACCAATGGCGAAAGCTGGCAATATCTTGGTCGGATCGATCTCTATGCTTTCAAGATAGTGGCCACTCTGAGTGGGCATTTCTTCCTCACAACAAACTGCTGCCTGAATGTAGGGAATTGGATGGGAAGCATACACCGCTCATCGGATGGCGGAGATACCTGGCAAGTCGTTTATCGAGACCCACCAAGCTTCACCGGCAGCCTCATCATGGACATCAACAGCAATGCCTGGGGAGATGTTTTTGCAGCCAGCCTGTGGAATGGGATTATTCGATCAACTGATAATGGTGACTACTGGAGCGTAACAAACTCGAGTCTAGTGAACGTTAACTGCCTTGCAGTCAATTCGAGAGGATACCTCTTTGCAGGCCAGCAGGAAGGGGAAATACTGTATTCCCCAGACCGGGGTGAAACCTGGACCAGAAGAGGCGCTGGTCTAATGAACAACCGTATCTGGTCGATCGCATTCGATGCAAACGACTTTGCTTATGCTGGCGACGACAGTGGAAGGGTCTTCCGTAGTGCGCAGCCGACTGTCATCGAGAATTCGGTTGATGGCCGAATGGCATATTTCACGCTGGCGCAAAACCACCCCAACCCCTTCAACCTCTCGACCACCATCAGCTTCTCGCTTCCTCGAGCTGGCTTCGTCACGCTCAAAATCTACAACCTGCTCGGCGAAGAAATCGCGACGCTCACAAATGAGCAATGTGCAGCCGGCGAACACCGCGTGCAATGGCAGGCGCAGGATCTGCCCAGCGGCGTTTACGTGTATCGCCTGCGGGCGCAAGGCTTTTCGCAGAGCAGGAAGCTCGTCCTGCTGCGGTGA